In the genome of uncultured Pseudodesulfovibrio sp., one region contains:
- the gcvH gene encoding glycine cleavage system protein GcvH — translation MIPEDLLYAKTHEWVMVEGDVATVGITHFAQEQLGDLTFVELPEVGDTFEAGAEMGSVESVKAASEIYSPVTGEVIEVNEELEDAPEKVNEEPYGAGWLLKFKIKGDPEGLLDAEAYAAVVDSEAH, via the coding sequence ATGATTCCCGAAGATCTGTTGTATGCGAAAACCCACGAATGGGTCATGGTCGAAGGCGACGTCGCCACGGTGGGCATCACCCACTTCGCCCAGGAGCAGTTGGGCGACCTGACCTTTGTGGAGCTGCCCGAGGTGGGCGACACCTTCGAGGCGGGTGCCGAGATGGGTTCCGTCGAATCCGTGAAGGCTGCCAGCGAGATATACTCCCCTGTTACGGGTGAGGTCATTGAGGTCAACGAGGAACTTGAGGACGCTCCCGAGAAGGTCAACGAAGAGCCGTACGGCGCGGGTTGGCTGCTCAAGTTCAAGATCAAGGGCGACCCCGAAGGGCTGCTGGACGCCGAGGCCTACGCCGCGGTGGTCGATTCCGAGGCCCACTAG
- a CDS encoding 50S ribosomal protein L11 methyltransferase produces the protein MSDLSFKSSLSGPFAAPDPGSRVKVEVEGRVWLLDRAADMEALWDAMDDNDLDEDERLPYWAEVWPASVLLGRHILRNADRLKGRACLDIGCGLGLTGMIAASVGANVAAFDYEWPAVRFARHNAALNNVPQPLWLLMDWRDPAVRPGGFDFIWGGDVLYEKRFFDPLIRLFRHALAPNGRIWIGEPVRTVSRPVWEQLADEGFETRKLTVEKVALCGQNATVNLWEITIP, from the coding sequence ATGAGCGATTTATCATTCAAATCCAGTCTGTCCGGCCCCTTTGCCGCACCCGATCCCGGCTCCCGCGTGAAGGTGGAGGTCGAAGGGCGCGTCTGGCTGCTCGACCGCGCCGCGGATATGGAGGCGTTGTGGGACGCCATGGACGACAATGACCTGGACGAGGACGAGCGGCTGCCTTACTGGGCCGAAGTCTGGCCGGCCAGCGTGCTGCTCGGGAGGCATATCCTGCGCAACGCGGACCGGCTCAAGGGCAGGGCCTGTCTGGACATCGGCTGCGGGCTCGGTCTGACCGGCATGATCGCGGCCTCCGTCGGCGCGAACGTGGCCGCTTTCGACTACGAATGGCCCGCAGTGCGCTTCGCCCGGCACAACGCCGCGCTGAACAACGTCCCCCAACCTCTGTGGCTGCTCATGGACTGGCGCGATCCCGCGGTTCGACCGGGCGGATTCGATTTCATCTGGGGCGGGGACGTGCTCTATGAAAAGCGTTTTTTCGATCCGCTCATTCGACTTTTTCGCCACGCGCTCGCTCCGAACGGACGCATCTGGATCGGCGAGCCTGTGCGCACCGTGTCCCGGCCCGTCTGGGAACAGCTCGCTGACGAAGGCTTCGAGACAAGGAAATTGACCGTGGAAAAGGTCGCCCTGTGCGGCCAGAACGCCACGGTAAACCTGTGGGAAATCACCATCCCCTGA
- the nikR gene encoding nickel-responsive transcriptional regulator NikR, with the protein MGKTIRFGVSLDSDLLEKFDQHCEERSYQTRSEAIRDLIRNTLVQREWEQAEGDLAGTLTLVYDHHKSGLSQRLTEIQHDSHEVIQSSLHVHLDHFNCLEVIILKGDAEVIKELGQKLISTKGVKHGNLALTTTGKDLI; encoded by the coding sequence ATGGGAAAGACCATTCGATTCGGCGTGTCTCTGGATTCCGATCTGCTGGAAAAGTTCGACCAGCACTGCGAAGAGCGCAGCTATCAGACTCGATCCGAGGCCATCCGCGATCTGATCCGCAACACGCTCGTCCAGCGCGAATGGGAGCAGGCCGAGGGCGATCTGGCCGGTACGCTGACCTTGGTTTACGATCACCACAAGTCCGGGTTGTCCCAGCGGCTGACCGAGATTCAGCACGATTCCCACGAGGTCATCCAGTCCTCGCTGCACGTCCATCTCGACCACTTCAACTGCCTGGAAGTCATCATCCTCAAGGGAGACGCCGAGGTCATCAAGGAACTCGGCCAGAAGCTTATCTCCACCAAGGGCGTCAAACACGGCAACCTCGCCTTGACAACCACCGGCAAAGACTTGATTTAA
- the folE2 gene encoding GTP cyclohydrolase FolE2, which translates to MEDVQKSQASIAMPIDRVGVKGLRLPIIVRDRESGVQHTVAQVSMSVDLPAEFKGTHMSRFVEALEHWEGTLDYDSFLTLLDDIVDRLQARSAHLRFVFPYFLRRKSPVSKAGGMMDYTCRVDGYLKDGKLTFTLGADVPVMTVCPCSKAISEEGAHSQRAEVRILTRFDGFLWLEDLIEIGERSGSCQVFSLLKREDEKYVTETAFANPTFVEDVVREAAKGLDEHPKVTWYKVEVESFESIHNHSAFAVIESDG; encoded by the coding sequence ATGGAAGACGTTCAGAAGAGTCAGGCGTCCATCGCCATGCCCATCGACCGGGTGGGCGTTAAGGGATTGCGGCTGCCGATCATTGTCCGGGACCGTGAGTCCGGGGTGCAGCACACCGTGGCCCAGGTATCCATGTCCGTGGACCTGCCTGCCGAGTTCAAGGGCACGCACATGAGCCGTTTCGTGGAGGCCCTGGAGCATTGGGAGGGGACGTTGGACTACGATTCCTTCCTGACCTTGCTCGACGATATCGTGGACCGGCTCCAGGCCCGCAGCGCTCACCTGCGTTTCGTATTTCCCTATTTTCTGCGCCGCAAATCGCCGGTCTCCAAGGCTGGCGGCATGATGGACTACACCTGCCGGGTGGACGGCTACCTCAAGGACGGCAAGCTGACTTTCACCCTGGGCGCGGACGTGCCGGTCATGACCGTCTGTCCGTGTTCCAAGGCCATCTCCGAAGAGGGCGCGCATTCCCAGCGGGCCGAGGTCCGTATCCTGACCCGGTTCGACGGCTTCCTCTGGCTTGAGGATCTCATCGAGATCGGCGAGCGCTCGGGGTCCTGCCAGGTCTTCTCCCTGCTCAAGCGAGAGGACGAGAAATACGTCACCGAAACCGCCTTTGCCAACCCGACCTTTGTCGAGGACGTGGTCCGTGAGGCCGCAAAGGGCTTGGATGAGCACCCCAAGGTGACTTGGTACAAGGTGGAGGTCGAGTCCTTCGAGTCCATTCACAACCACTCGGCCTTCGCGGTCATCGAGAGTGACGGGTAG
- a CDS encoding flagellar basal body rod C-terminal domain-containing protein — MSDASISALSALSTVQDVTANNIANVNTDGFKTSSVSLESSPGDRGVEVSSITESTTPGSMLNGVETSNTDIGREMVDMITTSRAFEANTTFIRADEEMTGHLLNMIA; from the coding sequence ATGTCAGACGCCAGCATTTCGGCCCTGTCCGCCCTGTCTACCGTACAGGACGTCACGGCCAATAATATCGCCAACGTGAACACTGACGGCTTCAAGACCTCGTCAGTGTCCCTTGAGTCAAGCCCTGGCGACAGGGGCGTTGAAGTGTCCTCCATCACCGAATCCACCACACCAGGTTCCATGCTGAACGGCGTGGAGACCTCCAATACCGACATAGGCCGCGAGATGGTCGACATGATCACCACAAGCCGCGCCTTCGAGGCCAACACCACCTTCATCCGTGCGGATGAGGAGATGACCGGCCACCTGCTCAACATGATCGCCTGA
- a CDS encoding FAD-dependent oxidoreductase, producing the protein MDKTVKTDFDVIIVGAGPAGLFAAYYLGEYSDLDVLLIDKGKRSLKRNCPLSGDQECVKCRPCNILCGVGGAGLFSDGKLNYIHKLGKTDLTQFVGTSEAIKLIDETEDIFNKFGMDGKVFPTDMEEAKQIRKEARKHGIDLLVIKQKHLGSDNLPGHIAGMADHIRDKGVVFHTSESVSDVVVKNGKVAGVVTNRQEYTARNVILAPGRVGAEWVAQEVRKHGIGVSQRGIEVGVRVEVHNEIMQDLCSVIYDPTFFVRTNKYDDQTRTFCTNYGGYVALENYQDFVCVNGHALMNKKSDNTNFAFLSKVVLNDPVEDNQDYGESIGRLATLIGGGKPILQRFGDLRRGRRSTWDRIGNGYIEPTLKNVVPGDIAMALPERILTNLMDGLEQLNNVVPGVSNDETLLYAPEIKFFATQVDTREHLETSVDGLFVAGDGPGVAGNIVGAAATALIPAKEIIRRS; encoded by the coding sequence ATGGACAAGACCGTAAAGACCGATTTCGACGTCATCATCGTGGGGGCTGGCCCGGCAGGGCTGTTCGCCGCGTACTACCTGGGCGAGTACTCCGACCTGGACGTGCTGCTCATCGACAAGGGCAAGCGCTCGCTCAAGCGCAACTGTCCCCTTTCCGGGGACCAGGAGTGCGTCAAGTGCCGCCCGTGCAACATCCTGTGCGGCGTGGGCGGGGCCGGGCTGTTCTCCGACGGCAAGCTCAACTACATCCACAAGCTCGGCAAGACCGACCTGACCCAGTTCGTCGGCACGTCCGAGGCCATCAAGCTGATCGACGAGACCGAGGACATCTTCAACAAGTTCGGCATGGACGGGAAGGTTTTCCCGACCGACATGGAAGAGGCCAAGCAGATCCGTAAAGAGGCGCGCAAACACGGCATCGACCTGCTGGTCATCAAGCAGAAGCATCTGGGCAGCGACAACCTGCCCGGCCATATCGCGGGCATGGCCGATCACATCCGCGACAAGGGCGTGGTTTTCCATACCTCCGAGAGCGTCTCCGACGTGGTCGTCAAGAACGGCAAGGTCGCAGGCGTGGTCACTAATCGCCAGGAGTACACGGCCAGGAACGTCATCCTCGCTCCGGGCCGCGTGGGCGCGGAATGGGTTGCTCAGGAAGTCCGCAAGCACGGCATCGGCGTGTCCCAGCGGGGCATCGAGGTCGGCGTGCGTGTGGAGGTCCACAACGAGATCATGCAGGACCTCTGCTCGGTCATCTACGACCCGACCTTCTTTGTGCGTACCAACAAGTATGATGACCAGACCCGTACTTTCTGCACCAACTACGGCGGCTATGTGGCGCTTGAAAACTATCAGGATTTCGTCTGCGTCAACGGCCACGCGCTGATGAACAAGAAGTCCGACAACACCAACTTCGCGTTCCTGTCCAAGGTGGTCCTGAACGATCCGGTGGAGGATAACCAGGACTACGGCGAGTCCATCGGCCGCCTGGCCACGCTCATCGGCGGGGGCAAGCCCATCCTGCAGCGGTTCGGCGATCTTCGCCGTGGTCGTCGGTCCACCTGGGATCGCATCGGTAACGGTTATATCGAACCCACCCTCAAGAACGTGGTTCCCGGCGACATCGCCATGGCCCTGCCCGAACGAATCCTGACCAACCTCATGGACGGGCTGGAACAGCTCAACAACGTGGTCCCGGGCGTATCCAACGACGAGACCCTGCTCTATGCCCCGGAGATCAAGTTCTTCGCCACGCAGGTGGACACCCGCGAACATCTGGAAACCAGCGTGGACGGGCTGTTCGTGGCCGGAGACGGACCCGGCGTAGCCGGCAATATCGTCGGTGCCGCTGCCACCGCCCTCATCCCCGCCAAGGAGATCATCCGCCGCTCGTAG
- a CDS encoding sigma-54 dependent transcriptional regulator — protein sequence MSLNLDGIIGNSPALAKVFKVLGKVAPTDSTVLVTGESGTGKELLVRALHRNSERHDMPFVPINCGAIPRELLESELFGHEKGAFTHAIRSRPGRFELADGGTIFLDEIGEMDLSLQVKILRALQEKEIERVGGTSIKKVDVRVVAATNRDLEGEVASGRFREDLFYRLNVIPLNLPPLRERGMDILLLAEHFLGRHCGSKARKPLVLSEKAREMLLTYSWPGNVRELENFMERLTILCDGCEVQPEDLPEKIFTDIGEKPLRREEKVVPMRPVGFAWPSLKDMRDKDLKLKDFLEAIEGRLLAEALEQADGVKNKAAELVGIKRTTLIEKLKKRDLL from the coding sequence ATGTCGCTCAACCTGGACGGCATCATCGGGAACAGTCCGGCCCTGGCCAAGGTCTTCAAGGTCTTGGGCAAGGTCGCACCCACGGACAGCACGGTGTTGGTCACGGGCGAGTCCGGGACCGGCAAGGAGTTGCTGGTCAGGGCGCTGCACCGCAACAGCGAACGCCACGACATGCCGTTCGTGCCCATCAACTGTGGAGCTATCCCCAGGGAACTGCTCGAATCAGAGCTGTTCGGGCATGAGAAGGGCGCGTTCACCCACGCGATTCGTTCCCGTCCGGGCCGCTTCGAGCTGGCCGACGGGGGAACCATCTTCCTTGACGAAATTGGCGAGATGGACCTGTCGCTGCAGGTCAAGATTTTGCGCGCCCTGCAGGAGAAGGAGATCGAGCGGGTGGGCGGCACCTCGATCAAGAAGGTGGACGTGCGCGTGGTGGCCGCCACCAACCGTGACCTGGAGGGCGAGGTTGCCTCTGGCCGGTTCCGCGAGGATCTCTTCTACCGCCTCAACGTTATCCCCCTGAACTTGCCTCCCCTGCGCGAGCGCGGCATGGATATCCTGCTTTTGGCCGAGCATTTCCTGGGGCGGCACTGCGGAAGCAAGGCGCGCAAGCCGCTTGTCCTGTCCGAAAAGGCGCGGGAGATGCTCCTGACCTACTCCTGGCCCGGCAACGTGCGCGAGCTGGAAAACTTCATGGAGCGCCTGACCATTCTGTGTGACGGCTGCGAGGTCCAGCCCGAGGATCTGCCGGAGAAAATTTTCACGGATATTGGAGAGAAGCCGCTCAGGAGAGAGGAGAAGGTCGTACCCATGCGCCCGGTCGGCTTTGCCTGGCCGTCGCTCAAGGACATGCGGGACAAGGATCTCAAGCTCAAGGATTTCCTGGAGGCCATCGAAGGCCGCCTGCTGGCCGAGGCTCTGGAGCAGGCCGACGGGGTCAAGAACAAGGCCGCCGAGCTGGTCGGCATCAAGCGGACCACCCTCATCGAGAAGCTGAAAAAAAGGGATTTGCTGTAA
- a CDS encoding tetratricopeptide repeat protein, whose translation MTVKYVKSIAWPLAAALVLGLILVDPAQALRVGFSSQDGFERMTFAFDSGALPQSPVTRTGKRTLKVLLPMGIWNREARPDGKALPGTLVKSFSTTDNGVEITTSTDAFGYIRVPAQGKPEFVLQVYADPIGARWQSPAAPPARKAAAEAPATRAPAAASPASPATAQTPQPQPETKAPTAADVARNLSEVRPDQPKPTGGEADLPPEDPTAERKPFFAVPYSVRNEVQTPGDQNPGEQPQDNQTPAVAPVPGSSPASTETLTGDYPPASELRFKAVNKSAEDVKFAELAGDAGGSAPVVAQPVTVAESSAEPVSEPATRQTVAPPPQTTPEPQPVPETPIPAQEAAVPGEMTAGVTPPPAESTGQGETRSAVTPPPTEMSGQGQAGGAVAPLPAEMSGQGQVSGVVAPPPPVSGQGQAGGAVSPPPAAPESQPVAEPAPETEQPVAPVPEQDIPEQPAPEPPAQTAETPAPAAEQAAADQGGEAGAEGQAEKKLSPEEQEKARQQALRDQLYEAQSMMFNGALDDALPIYEDLLKQPKLPDEVREETLYAIADIKRQINAGDLSNKFDEVAQAYIQAMNANLRSNRVPRALLNLGLLNLQVGNFPEARAYFKILQDKYPDDDNIPSISYYWGEYWYRKGDYKKAADQFQYLIQTYPEHQLAKQAAFYLADSLNRLGYLDQAFQIVDYIDKRWPDYYMENMDFLRLAGGVEMQLKKWDQAKNHYFTYYNLNPEADGADVVLARIGDIYLRKNEKDAAKQIYEKAVTNYPDKEGGLIAKMRLAEEGIYDDPGMNEMVDVFNRPYNLNPKRVYTEIVSQHPESPLAPIAQLKLAMWYAFNKKYPEALTAAQDLIEKYPDSPLVDKARTLGDSVFVRAVPGMLAEQRYGRIVRYWETYDFIGKKDSKVDDNTKLAIATSYWKIGQPEKALEMLKPYLTEKQIPGISDQALGLAVNIYLDQLAWQDINDLVNMASKNWQLKPEQKRQLDYARAMALQNMGDGKRAVTLWADLAKDTTVDPAFRAYAMYYMAKDAMERQDLRRVFVYAQEALSLLLQTDGDPEKIKDAVLMSIYATERSGRYEEALKWAKEYDKYISPDNPEWASTRFKLARIYRKAGAMEEWKQLLQDIIDKKPDSLQAQLAKSALDTYELEQKASEYAPNPG comes from the coding sequence GTGACTGTGAAATATGTCAAAAGCATAGCCTGGCCCCTGGCGGCCGCCCTTGTCTTGGGACTGATCCTGGTCGATCCCGCCCAAGCGCTACGGGTAGGATTTTCCTCGCAGGACGGCTTCGAGCGAATGACTTTCGCTTTTGATTCCGGTGCATTGCCACAGTCTCCGGTGACCAGAACCGGCAAGCGGACCCTGAAGGTTCTGCTGCCCATGGGTATCTGGAACAGGGAAGCCCGCCCTGATGGCAAGGCGCTTCCCGGCACCCTCGTCAAATCCTTCAGCACCACGGACAACGGGGTGGAAATAACCACCTCCACCGACGCGTTCGGCTATATTCGGGTCCCGGCGCAGGGCAAACCGGAATTTGTGCTGCAAGTCTATGCAGACCCCATCGGCGCGCGTTGGCAGTCGCCTGCCGCACCACCGGCCCGCAAGGCGGCGGCGGAAGCACCGGCGACCCGAGCCCCTGCAGCCGCTTCCCCGGCTTCTCCCGCAACCGCGCAAACTCCGCAGCCGCAGCCCGAGACCAAGGCACCCACAGCCGCGGACGTTGCCCGCAATCTTTCCGAGGTTCGGCCCGATCAGCCCAAGCCGACGGGCGGTGAGGCCGACCTGCCGCCTGAAGACCCGACAGCCGAGCGCAAGCCGTTTTTCGCCGTACCCTATTCGGTGCGCAATGAAGTCCAGACTCCCGGCGATCAGAACCCGGGCGAGCAGCCCCAGGACAATCAGACGCCTGCCGTAGCGCCAGTGCCCGGTTCCTCTCCCGCCTCCACGGAGACGTTAACCGGCGACTACCCGCCCGCCAGTGAACTGCGCTTCAAGGCGGTGAACAAATCCGCCGAAGACGTGAAGTTCGCCGAACTGGCCGGTGACGCCGGAGGAAGCGCTCCGGTGGTTGCCCAGCCCGTAACCGTCGCCGAATCATCGGCTGAACCTGTGTCCGAACCGGCCACGCGACAAACGGTCGCACCCCCGCCGCAAACGACTCCCGAACCGCAACCGGTTCCCGAGACCCCGATACCGGCCCAGGAAGCGGCCGTTCCCGGTGAGATGACCGCTGGCGTCACGCCGCCTCCTGCCGAATCGACAGGGCAGGGCGAGACGCGTTCCGCCGTGACGCCGCCTCCGACCGAAATGTCCGGTCAGGGCCAGGCGGGTGGGGCGGTGGCTCCTCTTCCGGCTGAGATGAGCGGCCAGGGGCAGGTGAGCGGTGTTGTTGCGCCGCCTCCGCCGGTATCAGGCCAGGGGCAGGCGGGTGGCGCGGTTTCGCCTCCTCCGGCTGCGCCCGAGAGCCAGCCTGTAGCGGAACCAGCTCCGGAAACGGAGCAGCCGGTCGCACCGGTCCCGGAACAGGACATCCCCGAGCAACCGGCGCCCGAGCCGCCCGCGCAGACCGCCGAGACGCCTGCGCCCGCAGCCGAACAGGCTGCCGCCGATCAGGGCGGAGAAGCTGGTGCCGAAGGCCAGGCCGAGAAGAAACTGTCCCCCGAGGAGCAGGAAAAGGCGCGGCAACAGGCCCTGCGCGACCAGCTCTACGAGGCTCAGTCCATGATGTTCAATGGCGCGTTGGACGACGCCCTGCCTATCTACGAGGATTTGCTCAAGCAGCCCAAGCTGCCGGACGAGGTGCGCGAGGAGACCCTGTACGCCATCGCCGACATCAAACGGCAGATCAACGCGGGCGATCTTTCGAACAAGTTCGACGAGGTGGCGCAGGCCTATATCCAGGCCATGAACGCCAACCTGCGCTCCAATCGCGTGCCGCGCGCCCTGCTGAACCTGGGTCTGCTCAACCTCCAGGTGGGCAACTTCCCCGAGGCCCGCGCCTATTTCAAGATTCTCCAGGACAAGTATCCTGATGACGACAACATCCCGTCCATCAGCTACTATTGGGGCGAGTATTGGTACCGCAAGGGCGACTACAAGAAGGCCGCCGATCAGTTCCAGTACCTCATCCAGACCTATCCCGAGCACCAGCTGGCCAAGCAGGCCGCCTTCTATCTGGCCGACTCCCTGAACCGGCTTGGGTATCTGGATCAGGCGTTTCAGATCGTTGACTACATCGACAAGCGCTGGCCCGACTACTACATGGAGAACATGGACTTCCTGCGTCTGGCTGGCGGTGTGGAGATGCAGCTCAAGAAGTGGGATCAGGCCAAGAACCATTATTTCACCTACTACAACCTCAATCCCGAGGCGGACGGCGCGGACGTGGTCCTGGCGCGCATCGGCGACATCTATCTGCGCAAGAACGAGAAGGACGCGGCCAAGCAGATCTACGAGAAGGCGGTCACGAATTATCCCGACAAGGAAGGCGGCCTTATCGCCAAGATGCGCCTTGCCGAGGAGGGGATCTACGACGATCCGGGCATGAACGAGATGGTCGATGTCTTCAACCGTCCCTACAACCTCAACCCGAAGCGGGTCTATACCGAGATCGTCAGTCAGCACCCGGAGAGCCCGCTCGCGCCCATCGCCCAACTCAAGCTGGCCATGTGGTATGCCTTCAACAAGAAGTATCCCGAAGCCCTGACCGCAGCCCAGGATCTCATCGAGAAGTACCCGGACAGCCCGCTGGTGGACAAGGCGCGCACCCTTGGCGACTCGGTCTTTGTCCGAGCCGTACCCGGCATGCTCGCCGAGCAACGCTACGGACGCATCGTCCGCTACTGGGAGACCTACGACTTTATCGGCAAGAAGGATTCCAAGGTCGACGACAATACAAAGTTGGCCATTGCCACCAGCTATTGGAAGATAGGCCAGCCTGAAAAGGCGCTTGAGATGCTCAAGCCGTATCTGACCGAGAAGCAGATTCCCGGCATATCGGATCAGGCCCTGGGGTTGGCCGTGAACATCTATCTGGATCAGTTGGCCTGGCAGGACATCAACGATCTGGTCAACATGGCCTCCAAGAACTGGCAGCTTAAGCCCGAGCAGAAGCGCCAGTTGGACTACGCACGCGCCATGGCCCTGCAGAACATGGGCGACGGCAAGCGGGCCGTGACCCTGTGGGCCGATCTGGCCAAGGACACCACCGTGGACCCGGCCTTCCGGGCCTACGCCATGTATTACATGGCCAAGGACGCCATGGAGCGACAGGATCTGCGCCGTGTCTTCGTCTATGCGCAGGAGGCCCTGTCCCTGCTGTTGCAGACCGACGGCGACCCCGAGAAGATCAAGGACGCCGTGCTGATGTCCATCTACGCCACCGAGCGATCCGGGCGGTACGAGGAGGCCCTCAAGTGGGCCAAGGAGTACGATAAGTACATTTCGCCGGATAATCCCGAGTGGGCATCCACACGGTTCAAGCTGGCCCGCATCTATCGCAAGGCCGGGGCCATGGAAGAATGGAAGCAGCTCCTTCAGGATATCATCGACAAGAAGCCGGACTCCCTCCAGGCGCAGCTTGCCAAGTCCGCTCTGGACACCTACGAGCTTGAGCAGAAGGCCAGCGAGTACGCACCCAATCCGGGTTAG
- the amrB gene encoding AmmeMemoRadiSam system protein B yields the protein MDRQPTVAGRFYDEQPDRLYALVDKLLGLTEGRQKGRTLLSMVPHAGYVFSGAVCGKTLGSANLESTVLLLGPNHTGRGGAFALWPDGSWIIPGGAVPIDTELAQALLDADPDIKADTSAHMGEHSIEVVLPFLYRLNPETTIVPICISAPLLDSLERVGKAIGRTLKEFGRPVSIVVSSDMSHYISNEEAREKDGIALEPVMTLDPASLYDTVRVRHISMCGVLPMTTGLFAANTMGATHAELVAYATSGEVSGDFEQVVGYAGIVVD from the coding sequence ATGGATAGACAGCCCACAGTTGCGGGACGATTTTATGATGAACAGCCGGATCGGCTGTACGCCCTGGTGGACAAATTACTCGGTTTGACAGAAGGCAGGCAGAAGGGGCGGACCCTGTTGTCCATGGTGCCCCATGCCGGGTATGTCTTTTCCGGGGCGGTCTGCGGCAAGACGCTTGGATCGGCCAACCTGGAGTCCACCGTGCTGCTGCTCGGCCCCAATCACACTGGCCGGGGAGGAGCGTTTGCGCTGTGGCCCGACGGGTCCTGGATCATTCCTGGCGGAGCCGTGCCCATTGATACCGAGTTGGCGCAAGCGCTGCTCGACGCCGACCCCGACATCAAGGCGGATACCTCGGCGCATATGGGTGAGCATTCCATAGAGGTGGTTCTGCCTTTCCTGTATCGCCTCAATCCGGAAACGACCATTGTCCCCATCTGCATTTCCGCACCCCTACTGGATTCTCTTGAGCGTGTGGGCAAGGCCATAGGACGCACCTTGAAGGAATTCGGCAGACCCGTGTCCATTGTGGTCAGCTCGGACATGAGCCACTACATATCCAACGAGGAAGCCCGGGAAAAGGACGGCATCGCGCTGGAACCGGTTATGACTCTCGATCCGGCGTCGCTCTACGACACGGTTCGGGTGCGGCATATTTCCATGTGCGGAGTGCTGCCCATGACCACCGGCCTGTTCGCTGCCAACACCATGGGGGCGACCCACGCCGAGCTTGTGGCTTATGCCACCTCAGGCGAGGTCTCCGGCGATTTTGAGCAGGTGGTGGGGTACGCGGGCATCGTGGTCGACTAA
- a CDS encoding UXX-star (seleno)protein family 1 — protein MSEIIIYGKSTCPHTKRALAAHPEARFVDILASEENLQEMLRLSDGQRRIPVIVENGKACVGFKRGS, from the coding sequence ATGAGCGAGATCATAATCTACGGCAAATCGACCTGCCCACATACAAAACGAGCTTTGGCCGCGCATCCCGAGGCGCGTTTCGTGGACATACTGGCTTCTGAAGAAAACCTTCAGGAGATGCTCAGGCTCTCGGATGGGCAACGGCGCATACCGGTCATCGTCGAAAACGGAAAGGCCTGCGTCGGCTTCAAACGCGGTTCCTGA